The proteins below are encoded in one region of Shewanella putrefaciens:
- a CDS encoding DeoR/GlpR family DNA-binding transcription regulator: MNKRNTQQRRHSIITILNEQGEVSVDELSLRFETSEVTIRKDLAALEKTGLLLRRYGGAVAIPDEVTQQFSAKIAPNKLSIAKTAAQLIKDHNRIIIDSGTTTSGLIEQLNDKRGLVVMTNALHLANAIHELENEPTLLMTGGTWDPHSESFQGQVAEQVLRSYNFDQLFIGADGIDLERGTTTFNELTGLSKVMAEVSREVIVMVDSDKIGKRIPNLELPWAKVSVLVTDSRIDESALKQISDQGVRVMLAPYAH, encoded by the coding sequence ATGAACAAACGAAACACACAGCAGCGTCGCCACAGCATAATCACCATATTGAACGAGCAGGGTGAAGTGAGCGTTGATGAACTGTCGTTACGTTTTGAAACCTCAGAAGTGACTATTCGCAAGGATCTCGCCGCGCTTGAGAAAACGGGCCTGCTATTGCGCCGTTACGGTGGCGCCGTGGCGATCCCCGATGAAGTGACCCAACAGTTTTCTGCCAAAATAGCCCCCAATAAATTGTCGATTGCCAAAACTGCGGCCCAGCTGATTAAAGATCACAATCGCATCATTATTGATAGCGGCACGACGACCTCAGGCTTGATTGAACAGCTAAACGATAAGCGTGGGCTGGTGGTGATGACCAATGCCCTGCACCTTGCCAATGCCATCCATGAACTCGAAAACGAGCCAACCTTATTGATGACCGGTGGCACTTGGGATCCGCATTCTGAATCCTTTCAAGGCCAAGTCGCCGAGCAAGTGTTGCGCTCCTATAACTTCGACCAACTGTTTATCGGTGCCGATGGTATCGATCTCGAACGTGGCACCACGACTTTTAACGAGTTAACCGGCCTAAGCAAAGTGATGGCCGAAGTGTCCCGCGAAGTGATCGTTATGGTCGATTCAGACAAAATTGGTAAGCGGATCCCTAACTTAGAGTTACCGTGGGCCAAGGTCAGTGTGCTGGTTACCGACTCACGTATCGACGAGAGTGCGCTCAAACAAATTTCAGATCAGGGCGTGCGAGTCATGCTAGCGCCCTATGCTCATTAG
- the atpG gene encoding F0F1 ATP synthase subunit gamma — MAGAKEIKTKIASVKNTQKITSAMEMVAASKMRRAQERMAASRPYAESMRKVIGHVAQGSLEYKHPYLEVREAKRVGYIVVATDRGLCGGLNVNLFKKVVADVKSWKAQGAEFEFCPIGARSVQFFKSFGGQVSAQASGLGDAPKLNDLIGTVQVMLEAYNEGKLDRLYVVFNKFVNTMTQTPVIEQLLPLPKSEDDEVAHRWDYIYEPDPKELLDTLLVRYVESQVYQGVVENIASEQAARMVAMKAATDNAGELINDLQLVYNKARQAAITQELSEIVSGASAV, encoded by the coding sequence ATGGCCGGCGCTAAAGAGATTAAAACCAAGATCGCGAGTGTGAAAAACACTCAGAAGATCACGTCCGCCATGGAAATGGTGGCAGCCAGCAAAATGCGCAGAGCGCAGGAACGCATGGCTGCGAGCCGTCCATATGCGGAAAGCATGCGTAAGGTGATCGGTCACGTAGCGCAAGGTTCTCTCGAATACAAACACCCCTATTTAGAGGTGAGAGAGGCTAAGCGGGTTGGTTACATAGTTGTAGCAACCGACCGTGGCCTTTGTGGTGGTCTGAACGTTAACCTTTTCAAGAAGGTTGTCGCAGACGTGAAAAGCTGGAAAGCCCAAGGTGCAGAATTTGAATTTTGCCCAATTGGTGCCCGTAGTGTGCAGTTTTTCAAAAGCTTCGGCGGACAAGTATCGGCACAAGCATCGGGTTTAGGTGATGCACCTAAATTGAATGACTTGATTGGTACTGTGCAGGTCATGCTTGAAGCTTACAACGAAGGCAAGCTGGATCGTCTGTATGTAGTGTTTAACAAGTTTGTGAACACTATGACGCAGACTCCTGTGATCGAGCAGCTGCTACCTTTGCCTAAATCGGAAGATGATGAGGTTGCTCATCGTTGGGACTATATCTACGAGCCTGATCCAAAAGAACTTTTGGATACCTTATTGGTTCGTTATGTAGAATCTCAAGTTTACCAAGGTGTTGTTGAAAACATTGCTTCTGAACAAGCTGCCCGTATGGTGGCGATGAAGGCGGCAACGGACAACGCTGGTGAGCTTATCAACGACTTGCAACTGGTCTATAACAAGGCCCGTCAGGCTGCGATTACGCAGGAACTGTCGGAAATTGTTTCTGGTGCCTCTGCGGTTTAG
- a CDS encoding TonB-dependent receptor: MVFNYSVVGLAVGAALMAMPVMAEAPNDANIERINVTGRTFNDYKVGTASGAMRGDIDLMDTPQSVNVIPDFVTDEQLATNLAEVLVNDSSVTAGTTRWNRQVFSIRGFEIDSGNGYLINGHQQWSHYVQPIETLQQVEVLKGPSSMLYGQSGPGGLVNMVTKKPTYDSMLDLGFDTDGYGSTRAQLDAGGSLNDAQSIRYRGVLVKQDTKYWREYSTTEENQERDRWLGYLNLEFDVSDDVLLSVKYDHTQDKAGIDAGGWLDKQGNVIGARKTVWDAPWAFTDNTVSNLGADLTWQMSDDWKVKVGYNDQQFNRQRFDSAPQYSEDPFTNGYKIKPFDRYDDWQHKTAFVDFTGEFALAGMDHQFLLGANYLDYFYQQQIQRGATQTVIPGQAVIEPDLDYHNGNKSTPSEYKYYGFYLQDLMTLNEQWKLLAGVRYDEQKKDGYGENSYAVSPKFGVIYSPMSNGNIYVNYSKSFTPQGGIIDPLNVNHDTNLKPEYGIQYELGTKWELFDDSLLLTAAVFDITLENISVTEQLIPSDPRSEDGKYTSITTQGGEQKHRGFEMGAQGQIGDSWFVTSSMMYLDAEYQTGDAREGKTPVDAPEWSANIWTRYEVTDNFAMNFGAIYVGERFADLDNTITKDGYVRFDIGAAYTMAIMGKDVSLRVNVRNLFDTDYIDGGQYNMVTIGQDRNFSVAVEAKF, encoded by the coding sequence ATGGTATTTAATTATTCAGTTGTGGGTTTGGCCGTAGGTGCGGCATTGATGGCTATGCCTGTTATGGCAGAGGCGCCAAACGATGCAAATATTGAGCGCATTAATGTCACTGGCCGTACTTTTAACGATTATAAAGTGGGCACTGCATCCGGCGCTATGCGCGGGGATATCGACTTAATGGATACTCCACAATCCGTTAATGTGATCCCCGATTTTGTTACCGATGAACAGTTGGCCACTAACCTTGCCGAGGTTTTAGTTAACGACTCGAGTGTGACGGCGGGAACCACGCGCTGGAACCGCCAAGTCTTTAGTATCCGCGGTTTTGAGATTGATTCGGGTAATGGTTATCTTATCAATGGCCATCAGCAGTGGTCCCACTATGTACAACCCATTGAAACCCTGCAGCAGGTCGAAGTGTTAAAAGGCCCTTCGAGCATGTTGTACGGCCAATCTGGCCCAGGTGGTTTAGTGAATATGGTCACTAAGAAACCGACCTATGATTCAATGTTAGATCTTGGTTTTGATACGGATGGCTACGGTTCAACCCGTGCTCAGCTTGATGCGGGCGGCAGTTTAAACGACGCACAAAGCATTCGTTACCGCGGAGTTTTAGTTAAGCAAGATACTAAATACTGGCGTGAATATTCGACCACAGAGGAAAACCAAGAGCGTGATCGCTGGTTGGGTTACTTAAACTTAGAATTTGATGTCAGTGATGATGTTCTGTTATCGGTTAAGTACGATCATACCCAAGATAAAGCAGGCATAGATGCGGGTGGCTGGTTAGATAAACAAGGTAATGTTATCGGCGCACGTAAAACCGTTTGGGATGCGCCTTGGGCCTTTACCGATAATACAGTGTCTAACTTAGGTGCCGATCTGACTTGGCAGATGAGTGACGACTGGAAAGTTAAAGTCGGCTATAACGATCAACAATTTAATCGTCAACGTTTTGATTCGGCTCCCCAATACTCTGAAGATCCGTTTACTAATGGTTATAAAATCAAGCCATTCGATCGTTACGACGATTGGCAGCATAAAACCGCTTTCGTGGATTTTACGGGTGAATTTGCCTTAGCTGGCATGGATCATCAATTCCTTCTTGGGGCTAACTACTTAGACTATTTCTACCAGCAGCAAATTCAACGTGGGGCAACTCAAACCGTTATTCCTGGGCAAGCGGTAATTGAGCCGGATCTTGATTACCACAATGGTAATAAAAGTACCCCAAGTGAATACAAGTATTACGGTTTCTATCTGCAGGATTTAATGACCTTAAACGAACAATGGAAATTACTCGCTGGCGTACGCTACGATGAACAGAAAAAAGATGGCTATGGTGAAAATAGCTATGCCGTATCACCTAAGTTTGGGGTGATCTACTCGCCAATGAGTAATGGCAATATTTACGTTAACTATTCAAAAAGCTTTACACCACAGGGTGGTATTATCGACCCCCTAAATGTTAATCATGACACTAACCTAAAACCAGAATACGGCATTCAATATGAACTGGGTACTAAATGGGAATTGTTTGATGACAGCTTGCTATTAACAGCCGCAGTATTTGATATCACGCTGGAAAATATATCTGTAACTGAGCAACTAATACCAAGTGACCCACGAAGTGAAGATGGAAAATACACTTCGATTACTACTCAAGGCGGTGAGCAAAAACACCGCGGTTTTGAAATGGGAGCACAGGGTCAAATCGGTGATAGCTGGTTTGTGACTTCTTCCATGATGTATTTAGATGCAGAGTATCAAACGGGAGATGCCCGTGAAGGTAAAACGCCGGTTGATGCCCCTGAGTGGTCGGCCAATATCTGGACCCGTTACGAAGTGACTGATAATTTTGCGATGAATTTCGGTGCTATTTATGTGGGTGAGCGTTTTGCCGACCTCGATAACACTATTACCAAAGATGGTTATGTGCGTTTCGATATAGGTGCAGCCTACACTATGGCTATCATGGGTAAAGACGTGAGCCTTCGCGTCAACGTGAGAAACCTTTTCGATACCGATTATATCGATGGTGGTCAGTACAATATGGTCACTATCGGCCAAGACCGTAACTTCAGTGTTGCCGTTGAAGCTAAGTTCTAA
- the glmU gene encoding bifunctional UDP-N-acetylglucosamine diphosphorylase/glucosamine-1-phosphate N-acetyltransferase GlmU, with the protein MALNVVILAAGKGTRMRSDLPKVLHPIAHKSMVQHVIDTAHSIGSDAIQLVYGYGADKLQTSLGEQQLNWVLQAEQLGTGHAVAQAIPNIADSDTVLILYGDVPLIQASTLESLLAARPENGVAILTVNLANPMGYGRIVRTPCEGQQQGKVVGIVEQKDANAEQLLINEINTGIMAVPGKQLKTWLSRLSNNNAQGEYYLTDIIAMAHADGVAIDTAQPQSAIEVEGANNRVQLAQLERAYQAREAEKLMLAGANLRDPHRIDIRGEVTVGMDVMIDINVIFEGKVVLGNNVTVGAGAILIDCEIADNAEIKPYSIIEGAKLGVAASAGPFARLRPGAELKQDAHIGNFVEVKKAVIGVGSKAGHLAYLGDAIIGDGVNIGAGTITCNYDGANKHLTVIEDNVFVGSDTQLVAPVTIGKGATLGAGSTITRDVGEDELVITRVKQKHLTGWQRPVKLKK; encoded by the coding sequence ATGGCATTAAATGTAGTGATCTTAGCGGCTGGCAAGGGAACACGGATGCGCTCTGATCTTCCTAAGGTATTACATCCTATCGCCCATAAAAGCATGGTGCAGCATGTCATCGATACCGCCCATAGCATTGGCAGTGATGCGATTCAATTAGTCTACGGTTATGGCGCCGACAAGTTACAAACCAGTTTAGGTGAGCAACAACTTAATTGGGTATTGCAAGCCGAGCAATTAGGCACGGGTCATGCGGTCGCACAGGCGATTCCAAATATTGCTGATAGTGATACTGTGCTTATTCTGTATGGTGATGTGCCGTTGATCCAAGCATCGACCCTAGAATCCTTACTCGCCGCCCGCCCTGAAAATGGTGTGGCTATCTTAACGGTGAATTTAGCCAATCCTATGGGTTATGGCCGTATCGTCCGTACTCCTTGCGAAGGTCAACAACAGGGGAAAGTCGTCGGCATTGTTGAACAGAAAGATGCTAATGCAGAGCAGTTGCTGATCAACGAAATTAACACCGGCATTATGGCGGTTCCGGGCAAACAACTTAAAACTTGGCTGAGTCGTTTATCCAATAACAATGCCCAAGGCGAATATTATCTAACGGATATTATTGCCATGGCGCATGCTGATGGTGTAGCCATTGATACTGCCCAGCCACAATCGGCGATTGAAGTGGAAGGCGCCAATAATCGCGTGCAACTTGCGCAACTTGAACGTGCTTACCAAGCCCGTGAAGCTGAAAAACTGATGTTGGCAGGGGCTAACCTTCGCGACCCACATCGCATCGATATCCGCGGTGAAGTCACTGTCGGTATGGATGTGATGATCGATATTAATGTGATATTCGAAGGTAAAGTGGTACTGGGTAATAATGTCACGGTTGGTGCTGGCGCGATTTTAATCGATTGCGAGATTGCCGATAATGCCGAAATCAAGCCTTACTCTATTATCGAAGGCGCTAAACTTGGGGTCGCTGCCAGCGCAGGCCCATTTGCCCGTCTACGCCCTGGGGCTGAACTTAAGCAAGATGCGCACATAGGTAACTTTGTCGAAGTGAAAAAAGCAGTCATAGGTGTGGGTTCTAAAGCCGGACACTTAGCTTATTTAGGCGATGCCATTATTGGTGATGGGGTTAACATTGGTGCGGGTACTATTACCTGTAACTATGATGGTGCAAATAAACATCTTACTGTTATCGAAGATAATGTGTTTGTCGGCTCAGATACTCAGCTGGTGGCGCCTGTGACTATTGGTAAAGGGGCAACTTTAGGGGCCGGTTCAACCATTACCCGTGATGTGGGCGAAGATGAATTAGTTATCACTCGAGTAAAGCAAAAACACCTGACGGGTTGGCAACGCCCAGTTAAGCTTAAGAAGTAA
- a CDS encoding DUF2061 domain-containing protein — protein sequence MTKTLTFAVLHFSVAFTVTYLLTGSVLVGGAVALVEPAINTVVFYFHDKVWKRIETKKQHELEAVPA from the coding sequence ATGACCAAGACACTGACTTTTGCCGTATTACACTTTAGCGTCGCTTTTACCGTTACCTATTTATTAACCGGCAGTGTTCTCGTCGGTGGCGCTGTGGCCTTAGTTGAACCCGCCATCAACACTGTGGTGTTTTACTTCCACGATAAAGTATGGAAACGCATTGAGACAAAAAAGCAGCACGAGCTAGAGGCCGTTCCAGCATAA
- a CDS encoding F0F1 ATP synthase subunit epsilon, which yields MAAMTVQLDIVSAESNIFSGRVASLQVTGSEGELGIMHGHAPLLSYIKPGMARIVKQDGSEEVFYLSGGLLEVQPSSVSVLADVVMRAKDIDEQAALEAKRRAEAHMATAGADFNYDAAMVELAKAMAQLRVVETIKKNIAR from the coding sequence ATGGCAGCCATGACAGTACAACTTGATATAGTCAGCGCAGAGAGCAACATCTTCTCTGGTCGCGTAGCTAGCCTACAAGTGACCGGTTCTGAAGGTGAGTTGGGCATCATGCATGGCCACGCTCCACTGTTAAGCTATATCAAACCTGGCATGGCGCGCATCGTCAAGCAAGACGGCAGTGAAGAAGTGTTCTACCTTTCAGGTGGTTTACTGGAAGTACAACCTTCTTCTGTTTCCGTATTGGCTGATGTGGTTATGCGTGCCAAAGATATTGATGAGCAAGCGGCATTAGAAGCTAAGCGTCGTGCAGAAGCCCATATGGCAACTGCAGGTGCTGACTTCAATTATGACGCGGCTATGGTTGAGTTAGCGAAAGCAATGGCTCAATTACGTGTTGTTGAAACCATCAAGAAAAACATTGCCAGATAA
- the atpD gene encoding F0F1 ATP synthase subunit beta: protein MSTGTVVQVIGAVVDVEFPQDAVPQVYDALKITGEGACNGLVLEVQQQLGGGVVRTIAMGSSDGLRRGLEVVNSGSPISVPVGAATLGRIMNVLGEPIDEAGPIGEEERYVIHRSAPSYEDQSNTTELLETGIKVIDLVCPFAKGGKVGLFGGAGVGKTVNMMELINNIAKAHSGLSVFAGVGERTREGNDFYYEMKDSGVLDKVAMVYGQMNEPPGNRLRVALSGLTMAEKFRDEGRDVLLFVDNIYRYTLAGTEVSALLGRMPSAVGYQPTLAEEMGVLQERITSTKTGSITSVQAVYVPADDLTDPSPATTFAHLDATVVLSRQIASLGIYPAVDPLDSTSRQLDPLVVGQEHYDVANGVQTVLQRYKELKDIIAILGMDELSDDDKTTVFRARKIERFLSQPFFVAEVFTGSPGKYVSLKDTIRGFKGILNGEFDHLPEQAFYMVGSIDEVIEKANKKK, encoded by the coding sequence ATGAGCACAGGTACTGTTGTCCAAGTGATTGGCGCGGTTGTGGACGTAGAGTTTCCACAAGATGCCGTACCTCAGGTATATGACGCTCTGAAGATCACAGGTGAAGGCGCCTGTAATGGTTTGGTGCTGGAAGTTCAGCAACAACTAGGTGGTGGTGTAGTTCGTACCATCGCTATGGGTTCTTCTGATGGTCTGCGTCGTGGTCTTGAGGTAGTAAACTCAGGTTCACCTATTTCTGTTCCGGTAGGGGCTGCGACCCTTGGCCGTATTATGAACGTTTTAGGCGAGCCTATTGATGAAGCGGGTCCAATCGGTGAAGAAGAGCGTTATGTTATTCACCGTAGTGCGCCTTCATATGAAGATCAATCGAACACTACTGAACTGTTAGAGACGGGTATCAAGGTTATCGACCTTGTATGTCCATTCGCTAAGGGTGGTAAAGTAGGTCTGTTCGGTGGTGCGGGTGTTGGTAAAACAGTTAACATGATGGAACTGATTAACAACATCGCTAAAGCTCACTCGGGTCTTTCTGTATTCGCCGGTGTAGGTGAACGTACTCGTGAAGGTAACGACTTCTACTACGAGATGAAAGATTCTGGCGTTCTCGACAAAGTGGCCATGGTTTATGGTCAGATGAACGAGCCACCAGGAAACCGTTTACGTGTAGCACTGTCTGGTCTGACAATGGCTGAGAAGTTCCGTGACGAAGGTCGTGACGTACTGTTGTTCGTTGACAACATTTACCGTTATACCTTAGCCGGTACAGAAGTATCTGCACTGTTAGGTCGTATGCCTTCTGCGGTAGGTTATCAACCGACTCTGGCTGAAGAAATGGGCGTTCTGCAAGAACGTATTACTTCAACTAAGACTGGTTCTATTACCTCTGTACAAGCGGTATACGTACCTGCGGACGACTTGACTGACCCGTCACCAGCAACAACCTTCGCTCACTTAGATGCGACTGTTGTACTGTCACGTCAAATTGCTTCTCTGGGTATTTACCCAGCGGTTGACCCATTGGATTCGACTTCTCGTCAATTAGATCCATTGGTTGTTGGCCAAGAGCATTATGACGTCGCTAACGGCGTGCAAACTGTACTGCAACGTTATAAAGAGCTGAAAGACATTATTGCGATTCTGGGTATGGACGAATTGTCAGATGATGACAAGACCACTGTATTCCGTGCTCGTAAGATTGAGCGTTTCTTATCTCAGCCTTTCTTCGTAGCAGAAGTCTTTACTGGATCTCCTGGTAAGTACGTTTCTCTGAAAGACACTATCCGTGGCTTTAAGGGTATTCTGAATGGTGAGTTCGATCACCTACCAGAACAAGCGTTCTACATGGTTGGCTCAATCGATGAAGTTATCGAGAAAGCTAACAAAAAGAAATAA
- the glmS gene encoding glutamine--fructose-6-phosphate transaminase (isomerizing), translating into MCGIVGAVAQRDVAEILVEGLRRLEYRGYDSAGVAVIHNGELSRTRRVGKVQELTTALNESPLAGGTGIAHTRWATHGEPSERNAHPHLSEGDIAVVHNGIIENHHKLREMLKGLGYQFNSDTDTEVICHLVHHELKSHNTLLGAVQATVKQLEGAYGTVVIDRRDSERMVVARSGSPLVIGYGLGENFVASDQLALLPVTRSFAFLEEGDVAEVTRRSVSIFDLNGNAVEREIKESEITHDAGDKGEYRHYMLKEIYEQPLALTRTIEGRIANKQVLDTAFGEKAADFLKDIKHVQIIACGTSYHAGMAARYWLEDWAGVSCNVEIASEFRYRKSHLFPNSLLVTISQSGETADTLAAMRLAKEMGYKATLTICNAPGSSLVRESDMAYMMKAGAEIGVASTKAFTVQLAGLLMLTAVIGRHNGMSDQMQAQITQSLQSMPAKVEQALGLDAAIAELAEDFADKHHALFLGRGDQYPIAMEGALKLKEISYIHAEAYASGELKHGPLALIDADMPVIVVAPNNELLEKLKSNVEEVRARGGLMYVFADVDAEFESDDTMKVIPVPHCDIFMAPLIYTIPLQLLSYHVALIKGTDVDQPRNLAKSVTVE; encoded by the coding sequence ATGTGTGGAATCGTAGGCGCCGTGGCGCAAAGGGATGTGGCTGAAATTCTGGTAGAAGGCTTACGCCGCTTAGAATATCGCGGATATGACTCCGCAGGCGTTGCCGTTATTCACAATGGTGAACTGAGTCGCACGCGCCGCGTGGGTAAAGTACAAGAATTAACCACAGCATTAAATGAATCGCCATTAGCGGGCGGAACCGGTATTGCGCACACTCGTTGGGCAACCCACGGTGAACCGAGTGAACGTAATGCTCACCCGCATTTATCGGAAGGCGATATTGCGGTAGTGCACAACGGTATTATCGAAAACCACCATAAACTGCGCGAAATGCTTAAAGGTTTGGGCTATCAGTTTAATTCTGATACCGACACTGAAGTGATTTGTCACTTAGTGCACCATGAGCTGAAAAGCCACAACACTTTGCTTGGTGCCGTTCAAGCGACAGTGAAACAACTCGAAGGTGCCTATGGCACAGTGGTTATCGACCGTCGTGATAGTGAACGTATGGTAGTGGCTCGCTCAGGTAGTCCCTTGGTGATTGGTTATGGCCTAGGTGAAAACTTTGTCGCCTCAGACCAACTGGCACTCTTACCTGTGACTCGCTCATTCGCCTTCTTAGAAGAAGGTGATGTAGCCGAAGTAACTCGTCGCAGCGTCAGCATTTTCGACTTAAACGGTAATGCCGTTGAGCGTGAAATTAAAGAATCTGAAATCACCCACGATGCCGGTGACAAAGGCGAATATCGCCACTATATGCTGAAAGAGATTTACGAGCAGCCATTGGCACTGACGCGCACCATCGAAGGTCGTATCGCCAATAAGCAAGTGTTAGACACGGCTTTTGGTGAAAAAGCAGCTGATTTCTTAAAAGATATCAAACACGTACAAATCATCGCCTGTGGTACTAGTTACCATGCGGGCATGGCGGCGCGTTATTGGTTAGAAGATTGGGCGGGCGTGTCTTGTAACGTCGAAATCGCCTCTGAATTCCGTTATCGCAAGTCGCACTTATTCCCAAATAGTCTGCTAGTCACTATTTCACAGTCTGGTGAAACCGCCGATACCTTAGCGGCCATGCGCTTAGCGAAGGAAATGGGTTACAAAGCCACATTGACGATTTGTAATGCGCCAGGTTCATCACTGGTACGCGAATCAGACATGGCTTACATGATGAAAGCGGGCGCCGAAATTGGCGTGGCATCCACTAAAGCCTTCACAGTACAGCTTGCTGGCTTGCTAATGCTGACTGCGGTGATCGGTCGTCACAATGGCATGTCTGATCAAATGCAGGCCCAAATCACTCAAAGCCTACAATCTATGCCAGCTAAAGTGGAACAAGCTTTAGGCTTAGATGCTGCGATTGCCGAACTGGCGGAAGATTTTGCCGATAAACACCATGCGTTATTCCTTGGCCGTGGCGATCAATACCCGATTGCGATGGAAGGTGCGTTAAAGCTGAAAGAGATTTCTTATATTCATGCCGAAGCCTATGCCTCTGGCGAATTAAAACACGGCCCACTGGCGCTTATTGATGCCGATATGCCAGTGATCGTCGTTGCGCCAAACAATGAATTGCTCGAAAAACTCAAATCGAATGTTGAAGAAGTGCGTGCCCGTGGCGGTCTAATGTATGTGTTTGCCGATGTGGATGCCGAGTTTGAGTCGGATGACACCATGAAGGTAATCCCAGTGCCACACTGTGACATCTTTATGGCGCCACTGATCTACACTATTCCTTTACAGCTATTGTCGTACCATGTTGCATTAATCAAAGGCACCGACGTGGATCAACCACGGAACTTGGCAAAGTCTGTAACTGTAGAATAA
- a CDS encoding 1,4-dihydroxy-2-naphthoyl-CoA synthase: protein MTQQVSDIFDPTLWDEVSGFNFDDITYHRAKAHGTVRIAINRPECLNAFRPKTVDELYIALDHARQWSDVGCVLLTGNGPSAKGQYSFSSGGDQRIRGKDGYKYEGAEEGKADLARMGRLHILEVQRLIRFMPKVVIAVVPGWAVGGGHSLHVVCDLTLASKEHAIFKQTDPDVASFDSGYGSAYLAKMIGQKRAREIFFCGFNYSADEAFAMGMVNKSVPHAELETEALMWAKEINSKSPTAMRMLKYGFNMTDDGMVGQQLFAGEATRLAYASAEAQEGRDAFLEKRDQDFSAFPWHY, encoded by the coding sequence ATGACCCAACAAGTATCAGACATTTTTGATCCCACTTTATGGGATGAAGTCAGTGGATTTAATTTTGACGACATCACCTACCACAGAGCCAAAGCCCACGGCACAGTGCGTATTGCCATCAATCGCCCCGAATGTCTTAACGCCTTTAGGCCCAAAACCGTCGATGAGCTTTACATTGCACTCGACCATGCACGCCAATGGTCCGATGTAGGTTGTGTATTACTCACAGGCAATGGCCCCTCGGCTAAAGGTCAATATTCCTTTTCCTCCGGTGGCGATCAACGTATCCGCGGCAAAGATGGCTATAAATACGAAGGCGCCGAAGAAGGTAAAGCCGATCTCGCGAGAATGGGACGCCTACACATATTAGAAGTGCAACGTCTGATCCGCTTTATGCCTAAAGTCGTTATCGCCGTTGTGCCTGGCTGGGCCGTTGGCGGCGGCCATAGTCTACACGTAGTGTGCGATTTGACCTTAGCCTCGAAAGAACACGCCATATTTAAGCAGACCGATCCCGATGTTGCGAGCTTCGACTCAGGTTATGGCAGCGCATATTTAGCCAAGATGATCGGCCAAAAACGCGCCCGCGAAATCTTCTTCTGCGGTTTTAACTACAGCGCCGATGAAGCATTTGCCATGGGAATGGTCAATAAGTCCGTCCCCCATGCTGAGCTAGAAACTGAAGCATTAATGTGGGCCAAAGAGATTAACTCTAAATCACCTACGGCTATGCGGATGCTTAAATACGGCTTTAACATGACCGACGATGGCATGGTCGGCCAGCAACTTTTTGCCGGGGAAGCGACGCGTTTAGCCTATGCCAGCGCCGAAGCACAGGAAGGGCGCGATGCCTTCCTCGAAAAGCGCGATCAAGATTTTTCAGCCTTCCCTTGGCATTACTAG